One region of Molothrus aeneus isolate 106 chromosome 1, BPBGC_Maene_1.0, whole genome shotgun sequence genomic DNA includes:
- the LOC136571624 gene encoding probable G-protein coupled receptor 141 → MQEQTQKNMFQEDFSSMTEGTRNSSDSSSAFVHTSTVSAILVTVYSVALAGGGIGSITMSFVLLKMNTLSVTTTAIINLVVVHSLLLFTVPFRLHYYVKKKWVFDMPFCKMVSAMVHIHMYLTFIFYVITLVIRWLIFFQWKDKVEFYRKLHAIGASAAVWLFVMVFGVPLFYFEYGRSGLYNNTTCFKFQKELQHESVKALNYTLIVAVALISCVLLSLQIFILVKVARKFSTSLCSHQEFWAQVKNLIFIWIIIIWFLPYHLFRAYYIHYVSDFEQLESYNEVFLSLTALSCLDLLSFVLSGSRFFKQNVGMLHRRLFCC, encoded by the exons ATGCAAGAGCAAACACAAAAG AATATGTTCCAGGAAGATTTCAGTAGCATGACTGAAGGGACCAGGAACAGCAGCGACTCCTCTTCTGCCTTCGTTCACACCAGCACCGTGAGTGCCATACTGGTCACTGTCTACTCGGTTGCCTTGGCTGGAGGTGGAATTGGGTCCATCACAATGTCCTTTGTGCTGCTCAAGATGAACACTCTGTCCGTGACCACGACTGCCATCATTAACCTGGTGGTTGtgcacagcctcctcctcttcacGGTGCCCTTCCGCCTGCACTACTATGTCAAAAAGAAGTGGGTATTTGACATGCCATTTTGCAAGATGGTGAGTGCCATGGTGCACATCCACATGTACCTAACCTTCATATTCTATGTGATCACGCTAGTGATCCGGTGGCTCATCTTCTTTCAGTGGAAGGACAAGGTGGAATTTTACAGGAAGCTGCACGCCATTGGGGCAAGCGCTGCTGTGTGGCTCTTCGTCATGGTCTTTGGGGTGCCGCTCTTCTACTTCGAGTATGGACGCTCAGGCTTGTACAATAATACAACATGCTTCAAGTTCCAGAAAGAGCTACAGCACGAGAGTGTGAAAGCCCTGAACTACACCCTAATTGTAGCTGTTGCCCTCATTTCTTGTGTCCTCTTGAGCTTGCAGATTTTTATCTTGGTAAAAGTGGCAAGAAAATTTTCCACCTCCCTCTGTTCACACCAAGAATTCTGGGCCCAGGTGAAAAACTTGATTTTCATCTGGATCATCATAATTTGGTTCCTTCCCTATCACCTGTTCAGGGCCTACTACATACATTATGTGAGTGATTTTGAACAGTTAGAAAGCTACAATGAGGTTTTTTTGAGCCTGACTGCCCTGAGCTGTCTGGACTTGCTGTCATTCGTGCTGAGTGGAAGCCGCTTCTTCAAGCAAAATGTGGGGATGCTCCACAGGAGGTTGTTTTGCTGCTAG
- the LOC136571631 gene encoding probable G-protein coupled receptor 141: MRMLNSCITQQNHSSNDTVPHSSEKLHAVLIVLYIINLAGGTLGVIMMSQQLFQRRSQSVMTIMIISLLVLHSFMLLSIPFRLSYYILGEWKFGRFACRLVSAIIYLHMYATFALYAAIIMARLLRLELRKCYTAAWVGAGWLLGALVVTPVLLSYYGTSKTYHPCECFQFHRELLEAHMVITNYCLVGVLVAVCAVLTAIQLTVIYRVAVKYWPDVNSHVEFRAQAKSFFFILVTLVCFMPHHVFRVYYIQNYDLDKDHKLLLYNEVFLALTTMCCLDMLCFIAGIAH; the protein is encoded by the coding sequence ATGAGGATGCTTAACAGCTGCATAACCCAACAGAACCATTCCTCCAATGACACAGTGCCGCACTCCTCAGAGAAACTCCACGCTGTTCTGATAGTCCTGTACATCATCAACCTGGCTGGTGGCACCCTTGGGGTCATCATGATGTCCCAGCAGTTGTTCCAGAGGAGATCCCAATCCGTGATGACCATCATGATCATCAGcctcctggtgctgcacagCTTCATGCTCCTCAGCATCCCTTTCCGCCTCAGCTACTACATTTTGGGGGAGTGGAAGTTCGGGAGGTTCGCCTGCCGGCTGGTGAGCGCCATCATCTACCTGCACATGTACGCCACCTTCGCCTTGTACGCGGCCATCATCATGGCGCGCCTCCTCCGCCTGGAGCTTCGGAAGTGCTACACGGCGGCCTGGGTGGGGGcaggctggctgctgggagcGCTGGTGGTCACGCCCGTCCTCCTCTCCTACTACGGCACCTCCAAGACGTACCACCCCTGCGAGTGCTTCCAGttccacagggagctgctggaggcgCACATGGTGATCACGAACTACTGCCTGGttggggtgctggtggcagtgtgtgctgtgctcaCTGCCATCCAGCTGACTGTCATCTACAGAGTAGCCGTGAAATACTGGCCTGACGTTAACTCTCACGTGGAATTCAGGGCTCAGGCAAAGAGTTTCTTCTTCATCTTGGTAACATTAGTCTGCTTTATGCCTCATCATGTATTCAGAGTGTATTACATCCAAAACTACGACCTTGATAAAGACCATAAACTGCTCCTATACAACGAGGTTTTTTTAGCTTTAACAACAATGTGCTGCCTGGATATGTTGTGCTTCATAGCAGGAATAGCACACTGA